ACCGAATCGAATCGAATCCAATCCAGTTGAAGACTTTCTCGCCGAGCTGGGCCGATCGACGGACATGGACATGGACATGGACATGGAGGGGGGCTCGCAGTCGCAGCCGCAGGGCGCCTCGCTCTCGCCGGCGCCGTTCCTGATCAAGACCTACGAGATGGTGGAGGACCCGGCGACCGGCCGCGTGGTGTCGTGGGGCCCCGGCGGCGCCAGCTTCGTGGTGTGGAACCCGCCCGACTTCTCCCGGGACCTGCTGCCCAAGTACTTCAAGCACAACAACTTCTCTAGCTTCATCCGGCAGCTCAACACCTACGTGAGTTGATCCACTCCATCGCTTCAACCTCTTTTTCCGTTTCCAAAGTCCAATCGTTGCATACGGTTTGCTTCCGTTCATCCATGACGTTTTCACTACATGATTACGGATGTAtaaagacatattttagagtatagattcgttcattttacttcgtatgtagtccgtattgaaacctctaaaaagacttatatttagaaatgaagGGAGTATATCTTGATAATTTTCTTGTGACGTACTGATTGTTGATTTCATTTGTTTGATCGTCTCAGGGTTTCCGGAAGATCGACCCGGAGCGATGGgagttcgcgaacgacgacttcatcAGGGGGCACATGCACCTCCTGAAGAACATCCACCGGCGCAAGCCGGTGCACAGCCACTCGCCGCAGAACCAGGTGAACGGGCCGCTGGCGGAGTCGGAGAGGCGCGAGTACGAGGAGGAGATCAGCAGGCTCAAGCACGAGAACAGCGTGCTCGTGGCAGAGCTCCAGAGGCAGGCGCAGCAGCAGTGCGGTCTCAGCTGGCTGATGCAGTCGCTGGAGGAGCGGCTGCTGGCGATGGAGCAGCGGCAGGCGGACGTCGTGGCCTCCGTGCGTGACATCCAGCAGAGGAGACGAGGCGACGTTCATCCAGGGCAGCAGACCATGCTGGAACTGGAGCCGACAGACCATTTCAGCAAGAAGAGGAGGGTCCCGACGATCGGTTTCTTCGCCGAGGAGCCCGCCGCGGCGGCCGAGGAGCAGCTGCGGGCGACTGGTGGTGAGACGCCGGGCATGGTCATGGTGAACGCCGAGCCTTTTGAGAAGATGGAGCTGGCCCTGGTCTCCATGGAGAAGCTCGTCCAGAGGGCGGGCAACTATGCGCCCTCTGAAGACATGTTCAGCGCTGCtactgcttctgcttctgcttctgctgCACCCAGCACTGATGATCCGGCTCATGCAGGTCTGCAGGAAGCACCAGTGGAGACCGGAGTAGATCTTCAGCCAACTTCACCGGAGCTAGCAGAGCCTCCGGGTTATGCTGTCCAGAGTCCAATGCTACTATTCCCAGAAATTCAAGAAGACAAGCGCAATACAACGGCCGAAGTCGACATGAGCTCCGAGGCCAGCACCACAGACACTTCGCAGGACGAGACGAACGCCGAGGCCGAGACTCCACATGAACAGGCCGTGGCGAACGATCTGTTCTGGGAGCGGTTTCTGACAGACACGCCGAAGCCGCCAGCCGTCGAGGATAGCCATGAATCCAAGGACGGTGTGAAGATGGGCCTAGACTGCTACTGGTTCGGTCACCGTAACAATGTCGACCAGATCACCGAGCAGATGGGGCACCTCGCTTCTGCACAGAAGATCTGATGGCTGGCCTACCATTTCCGCTCATGTATGGCCCATCCGtaaattatactccctctgttccgaattacttgtctcggatatggatgtatctagaactaacatacatctagatacatccatttctacgacaagtaattccgaacagagggagtagtttagcCCGTCTCGCATGCCCTCATACTCTACAAGCATCTCCTTTCAGATATATTGTACGGTATATAGCTCCTCGTCACACACTGTGCACATTTGTAAATTATTAGTCGCCATGATACAATTTTGTAGTACAGTGCCCTGACTTGTCGTGTGTATGCTTTGTTCCTGCTAAAATAATCTCCCTGACGTTGTGCGGCTGTCTGGTTACCCGAGCAATCTAATTAACAAACTTGTATTGCGGCTTTGGAAGAAAAAAAATCATGCGTTGAAAGACGCAACTCAGCTTTTCTTACATGTGGTCACGGTATTCTAGAAGGGCAGCCTCCTTTTCTGACTTCTAACTCAAGTAGTCAGTTTACCATTTAGACCTACAGATTGCCTTGATTAAACTGTTATAAAATTACCACCTTAAAACATAAAACGGTGACACTCACTGAAGCTAAGATGGCTAGTGCAGATCAAGGTGAACAGTTCATGTCAACAGCACAAATTTTTCATCATAACAGCATGGGTTATTCTCAGGCCGGCATTATACTAGTAAAGAACAACAAGCCAACAATGTTCGGCTAAATATAGGGCTACAAGCGTCATATAGCACCATTGGTGACAGGTGGACGACGGAACAGGGATGCCTCTAGCCCGCCACCTCTGGTTTAGTAAATAAGTCCTGAACCATCAGAATAAAACCACGTGGTTCTCTAGCGTCTACATACCCCAGGAGTAGATTCTACTGGAGGATTATGATAGTTATGTACACCTTGACTGTAACTTCGCACGTCGCAGGAAGCTGTGGGGCTTTGCAGTTGGGAAGTCACCATCTTCAGAATCAAAGGACTCTCAGCTGGGTTAGGAAGGCAGAACACAGGTCCAGAAAGAGGAGCTGTGGCCCACTGACCCTTTGCAAGTCGAGAAGATACTTCTCATCCCTTGTTTTGTAGAGCTGCAAAGAGCATAAGTGTATCAGCACCAAGCACATCCTCGGAGAATTAACtttatgcaagcaaaaagaagtgtGATATGGACGAAAAGAAGGTTGATTATGAACATGCCTGAATATGATACTacatctgtaaacaaatataagacgttAATCACTAAAGTTCtaattgtttacagagggagtaacagTTCACGattatatggatcggagggagaaaCAAAACTAATTTCACTGCTTAGCCATCACACAAAGAGTAGAAAAACATGTCAACGTTGAGGCTTATGCATTAGATTGTTCACGTAACCACATGGCAAATTTGCAAATCAGGACCAGCTCATAAACTGACAGCAGATGGTTAAGATTACGAGGGTACCTGAATTTCAAACTTCACGATGTGGGTCGATTTGTCACTAAGGCCATCAGCTTCAATTATAGCAGACTCCACACCGAAGCCATTGTTGTTATGCATCATAGTCTCAACAAAGCCAGGACTCCACCTGCACTTCATGTTATAGTGCCCAATCTTCTTCCAGCAAACATTTAGCTCTTGCAGAGCTTTAAGCACTTCAGTTATGATTTCTCGTGGATGCGCTCGAGACTGTCAAATATCATAAAGTAGGGGAATCTAAGGATTTCGGCTTCAGTTATAGCAAGATGAATTTCAAACCAAAATTACCTGAAGACCAAGAGCCCATTTCCTCTCAGCTGCAAAATGATGCCTCAAGCCAAACCCTGGAGAACCATACTGCCGAGCTTCAGATGCTGAACTTGGTGTTTCAGGTGAAACTTGGGAGAAAGATGAGTCCTGCAGATCACAGAAAGCACAGCCAATCAGTAGCAGTACGAGTACAAGAGCATTTGCAATCTACTGCACAAGCTATACGAATGAGAGAAAAACTCCCAACGAACCATTGACTCTTGATACTCAGCTCCAAGGTAGCCACTGGTTGTACGAAGCTTATTGTCCAAGAGTAAATAATATGCAACTGTCGCCTGCACACGTAGAATTTAGTAATTGTTCCATTAAGAACAAccaaaaagaacagagtaacacaaatACCTCATTTTGCAATCTCTTTTGAAGAGATTCAGTGAGCTGATTCTTGTCAAATCCCATTTTGATAACATCATTCAGAGTCTCGTCATCAAGCTACAAAATCCATAGTGAAGTCAAAATTACTCCTGAACATGAATAAAGAAAGTGTAATAATGCAGAAAGGACTCCCATTTTGTACATAGATGAATACACAAAGATAAAGAAAAATAAATATATTCACTGCTGTTATAGAATGCCAAATAAGAGCAAAGGTTGCAAAAATCTTAAATATCCAAATATTCATGTTGATACACAGCATCATCAGCATACCTTTTTGACTTGTTGTGCAGTGTCTGGAGGAGGCACGGCCAAATAGCGTGGAAGTCTAGCTTTGAACCATGAATGTTCAC
The sequence above is a segment of the Triticum dicoccoides isolate Atlit2015 ecotype Zavitan chromosome 1A, WEW_v2.0, whole genome shotgun sequence genome. Coding sequences within it:
- the LOC119287957 gene encoding heat stress transcription factor A-4d-like; amino-acid sequence: MDMDMDMEGGSQSQPQGASLSPAPFLIKTYEMVEDPATGRVVSWGPGGASFVVWNPPDFSRDLLPKYFKHNNFSSFIRQLNTYGFRKIDPERWEFANDDFIRGHMHLLKNIHRRKPVHSHSPQNQVNGPLAESERREYEEEISRLKHENSVLVAELQRQAQQQCGLSWLMQSLEERLLAMEQRQADVVASVRDIQQRRRGDVHPGQQTMLELEPTDHFSKKRRVPTIGFFAEEPAAAAEEQLRATGGETPGMVMVNAEPFEKMELALVSMEKLVQRAGNYAPSEDMFSAATASASASAAPSTDDPAHAGLQEAPVETGVDLQPTSPELAEPPGYAVQSPMLLFPEIQEDKRNTTAEVDMSSEASTTDTSQDETNAEAETPHEQAVANDLFWERFLTDTPKPPAVEDSHESKDGVKMGLDCYWFGHRNNVDQITEQMGHLASAQKI